The following are encoded in a window of Brevibacillus ruminantium genomic DNA:
- a CDS encoding MFS transporter has product MAQNTKNLIGLTGIPLVMVLGNSMLIPVLPTMKAKLDLTALQTSFLITAFSISAGIVIPLAGYLSDRFGRKIVIILSLALYGVGGLVAGLAALWWDKPYMVIMLGRVLQGIGAAGTAPIAMALAGDLFKGASESRALGLMETSNGLGKVLSPIFGSLLAMIAWYMVFLAFPIICGVILLLFLFFTKEKKQEKQPLPIRQYLKSIGQVFRTHGRWLIPAFFIGSICLFTLFGVLFYLSDLLEDKYKIDGLLKGAFLAVPLLVMSITAYVTGLIIKTKLGLMRLFVIIGMFMLATSYVIANFVKGAYALTGVLIIGSVGTGMILPCLNSMIIGAVQKSERGMITSLYSGVRFIGVAVGPPVFTWLLNLSRSVMFLSIAGLAAVFGVVAIFFLKPKQAAAGSSKQQAESGSSSQEDDEKAKQMEAMQQIAEILGVQSESEEEKRRVKAIRQLGFDPNDLMKHLFSPKGKKEKEKS; this is encoded by the coding sequence ATGGCGCAAAACACAAAAAATCTGATAGGTTTGACTGGGATACCGCTGGTCATGGTGCTGGGCAACTCGATGCTCATCCCTGTTTTGCCCACAATGAAAGCGAAGTTGGATTTGACTGCCTTGCAGACGAGCTTTCTGATAACGGCATTTTCCATCTCGGCCGGGATTGTGATCCCGCTTGCCGGTTATCTGTCCGATCGGTTCGGACGTAAAATTGTCATCATCCTCTCCCTGGCCTTGTACGGAGTAGGCGGACTCGTGGCTGGGCTCGCAGCCCTCTGGTGGGATAAACCGTACATGGTCATTATGCTGGGGCGCGTGCTGCAAGGGATAGGGGCGGCAGGAACAGCTCCGATTGCGATGGCACTCGCAGGCGATCTGTTCAAAGGGGCATCGGAAAGCCGCGCACTTGGCTTGATGGAAACCTCCAATGGCCTGGGAAAAGTGCTAAGCCCGATTTTTGGCTCTCTGCTTGCAATGATTGCCTGGTACATGGTGTTTCTGGCATTTCCCATCATCTGCGGTGTCATCCTGTTGCTTTTTCTCTTCTTTACCAAAGAGAAAAAGCAGGAGAAGCAACCGCTGCCGATCCGCCAGTACCTGAAATCGATCGGGCAGGTATTTCGCACGCACGGCCGTTGGCTGATACCCGCTTTTTTTATCGGGAGTATTTGTCTGTTTACGCTGTTTGGCGTTTTGTTTTATTTATCTGATCTGCTGGAGGACAAATATAAGATCGACGGCTTGCTGAAAGGTGCTTTTTTAGCGGTTCCCTTGTTGGTCATGAGCATTACGGCATATGTGACCGGACTCATCATCAAAACGAAGCTGGGGTTAATGCGCCTCTTCGTGATTATTGGGATGTTCATGCTCGCTACTTCGTACGTGATCGCAAATTTTGTCAAAGGCGCCTATGCCCTGACCGGGGTCTTGATCATCGGAAGTGTGGGGACGGGTATGATCCTCCCTTGTCTGAACAGCATGATTATCGGAGCCGTGCAAAAATCAGAGCGGGGTATGATTACGTCGCTGTACAGCGGTGTCCGTTTTATCGGCGTGGCGGTGGGGCCTCCGGTCTTTACTTGGCTTTTGAATCTGTCACGGAGCGTCATGTTCCTCTCGATCGCAGGTTTGGCAGCAGTCTTTGGAGTTGTGGCGATTTTCTTTTTAAAGCCAAAGCAAGCAGCAGCGGGGTCTTCCAAGCAGCAGGCCGAATCAGGATCGTCTTCACAGGAGGACGATGAAAAAGCTAAGCAAATGGAAGCGATGCAACAAATTGCAGAAATTCTGGGCGTTCAATCAGAGAGTGAAGAAG
- a CDS encoding YlmH family RNA-binding protein yields MSIYNHFRKEELPFVERALEMLTLVERKQAMRLTDFLDPRQLAIMQSLTSQVHDVAVMPYGGFEGAERVRVIIHPAYFDPEPADFHLTLLHIGADQRFHRLEHRDVMGALLNAGLKREKFGDMLVDERGCYAVVADEVADFICSQVTHIHKTPVTFEKVEWESFEPPDEQYQEKTITVPSPRVDAVIGEVYHLSRAKALIPIRGGKVKVNWKVVDDPSSLLEAGDMVSLAGWGRFKLLDVAGPTKSGRIRMNIGLVT; encoded by the coding sequence ATGAGTATATACAATCATTTTCGAAAAGAAGAGCTTCCCTTTGTGGAACGGGCGCTGGAGATGCTGACGCTGGTGGAGCGAAAGCAGGCCATGCGCCTTACTGATTTTCTGGACCCGCGACAGTTGGCGATTATGCAGAGTTTGACCTCCCAAGTGCACGATGTGGCAGTCATGCCATATGGCGGCTTCGAGGGCGCTGAGCGTGTCCGGGTAATCATCCATCCCGCGTATTTTGATCCAGAGCCTGCGGATTTCCACCTCACGCTGCTGCACATCGGAGCGGACCAGCGCTTTCATCGGCTGGAGCATCGAGATGTGATGGGAGCCCTTTTGAATGCGGGGCTAAAACGTGAAAAATTTGGCGACATGCTTGTCGATGAGCGCGGATGCTATGCAGTCGTGGCAGACGAGGTGGCTGACTTTATCTGTTCACAGGTGACCCATATTCACAAGACGCCGGTTACGTTTGAAAAGGTGGAGTGGGAGTCCTTTGAACCGCCCGACGAGCAATATCAGGAGAAAACCATTACGGTTCCTTCGCCGCGCGTAGACGCTGTGATTGGCGAGGTCTACCATCTTTCACGGGCCAAAGCATTGATCCCGATTCGCGGGGGCAAGGTGAAAGTGAATTGGAAGGTGGTGGATGATCCATCTAGCTTGCTAGAGGCGGGAGACATGGTTTCTCTGGCTGGATGGGGGAGATTCAAGCTGCTCGATGTAGCCGGACCGACGAAAAGCGGAAGAATTCGTATGAATATCGGCTTGGTCACATAG
- the pgeF gene encoding peptidoglycan editing factor PgeF, whose amino-acid sequence MNEPFMEQTNAAGLRLQEWEKAFPGLVAGFTIRTGGVSAEPYGSFNMGLHVGDDDSHVVTNRRLLAESLEMSFDAWTCADQVHGNRVCEVTAGGAGKESLRDVIPATDGLFTNKEGVLLTSFYADCVPLYFLDPSSGAIGLAHAGWKGTVSRIAEEMINAFCDTYKTKTEQLCIAIGPSIGGCCYEVDDRVIQEVRKSAREWPHAVVSLKNGRYMLDLPRLNQEILEECGVAPENILRTGWCTSCRTDLFFSHRKEAGVTGKTGRMASFIGWRKR is encoded by the coding sequence ATGAACGAGCCGTTTATGGAACAGACAAACGCAGCAGGACTTCGCTTGCAGGAGTGGGAAAAAGCGTTTCCCGGTCTGGTCGCAGGCTTCACCATACGTACGGGCGGGGTAAGCGCCGAACCTTATGGATCTTTTAACATGGGGCTGCATGTGGGCGATGATGACTCACATGTGGTAACCAATCGTCGGCTGTTGGCCGAATCATTGGAGATGTCATTTGATGCCTGGACCTGTGCGGATCAAGTGCATGGCAATCGAGTTTGTGAAGTGACGGCAGGGGGAGCAGGGAAAGAGAGTCTCCGCGATGTCATTCCGGCAACCGATGGCCTGTTTACCAATAAAGAAGGAGTATTGCTCACTTCGTTTTATGCAGATTGTGTCCCGCTCTATTTTCTTGACCCCTCGTCTGGTGCAATCGGACTTGCCCATGCAGGCTGGAAGGGGACGGTTTCCCGAATTGCCGAGGAAATGATCAACGCTTTTTGTGATACATACAAAACGAAAACGGAACAACTTTGTATTGCGATCGGACCTTCGATTGGCGGATGCTGTTATGAGGTAGATGATCGGGTGATACAAGAGGTGCGCAAGTCTGCTCGGGAATGGCCGCATGCAGTAGTCTCCTTGAAAAATGGGCGCTACATGCTGGATCTCCCACGGTTGAACCAGGAGATTTTAGAAGAGTGCGGAGTAGCGCCAGAAAATATCCTGCGCACCGGATGGTGTACAAGCTGCCGTACAGACCTTTTCTTTTCACATCGCAAAGAAGCCGGCGTGACAGGGAAAACAGGACGGATGGCTTCCTTTATCGGCTGGCGTAAACGGTAG
- a CDS encoding YlmC/YmxH family sporulation protein produces MVKISDFQTKEVVNILDGKRLGQISDLEIDLRHGRVEAIIVPGPGKFLGFFSSGNDFVIPWRNIVKIGKDVVLVRVEEALRVDAKNNAEDEYRS; encoded by the coding sequence ATGGTGAAGATTTCGGACTTCCAGACCAAAGAGGTAGTGAATATTTTGGACGGCAAACGGTTGGGGCAAATATCCGACTTGGAAATCGACCTTCGCCACGGGAGGGTAGAGGCCATCATCGTCCCAGGACCAGGAAAGTTCCTGGGGTTCTTTTCATCCGGAAATGATTTTGTTATCCCTTGGCGCAATATTGTGAAAATCGGCAAAGATGTTGTTCTGGTTCGAGTGGAAGAAGCCCTCCGGGTGGATGCAAAGAACAACGCAGAGGATGAATATCGCTCGTAG
- a CDS encoding cell division protein SepF, whose protein sequence is MSVMNKIKGFLGLEDEEYFEETVIEEREEQEPVNNKRQQQLGRANNVVPFQTREKEGIRLILCEPRQYSDAQDIADNLRHRRPVVVNLQRVDKEQAKRIIDFLSGTVYALNGDIQKVGDYIFVCTPDHVDIQGTISSVVEE, encoded by the coding sequence ATGAGCGTCATGAATAAAATCAAAGGATTTTTGGGATTGGAAGATGAGGAATACTTTGAGGAGACAGTGATCGAAGAGCGAGAGGAACAGGAGCCTGTCAACAACAAAAGACAACAGCAGCTGGGACGTGCCAACAATGTCGTGCCTTTCCAGACGAGGGAGAAGGAGGGAATTCGTCTGATCCTCTGTGAACCACGTCAATACAGCGATGCTCAGGATATCGCTGACAACCTTCGTCACCGCCGGCCTGTTGTGGTGAATTTGCAACGGGTGGACAAGGAACAGGCAAAACGCATCATCGATTTTCTCAGCGGTACTGTCTATGCGCTGAACGGCGATATTCAAAAGGTAGGCGACTATATTTTTGTCTGCACACCAGATCATGTAGATATTCAGGGTACAATTTCCAGTGTCGTGGAAGAATAG
- a CDS encoding mandelate racemase/muconate lactonizing enzyme family protein yields the protein MQIARVETFPLLHRLSQPYGDANGYKKYRSCFLIRITTQSGLEGWGEAVDWLPTLEKGFVERITPYLLGKMATNRLDLVATIAKWHQRSATAVSMALTEILAKKAGVSLCDLWGGALHEKIPVYASFQSYTDREDWPLHAVRHVESQILQGFRQVKVKVGGRPWQEDRKHIERLKASIPDHIQVALDANQSYDLAEARKWEQVFSRYGNWLWLEEPMPMSRTAEYEKLRPLLSVPLAGGENLIRCDQFLPLLKMGAVDITQPDPMHAEGIDSFRENVHLARNFGHRVSPHVYDGALSRLYAICVQACLPAWSKMEGESIEPVEWDVMENPFTSLFPLAMNNGYVGVPKAVGIGVEPDWQIIDKLRWDGGAYV from the coding sequence ATGCAAATCGCGCGCGTGGAGACGTTTCCTTTGCTGCATAGGCTCAGTCAGCCGTATGGGGACGCCAATGGGTATAAAAAATATCGAAGCTGCTTTCTGATACGAATTACCACCCAATCGGGTCTGGAGGGTTGGGGAGAAGCGGTGGATTGGCTGCCCACTCTGGAAAAAGGATTTGTCGAGCGGATTACCCCGTATCTGCTGGGGAAGATGGCGACAAATCGCTTGGATCTGGTTGCGACAATCGCAAAATGGCATCAACGATCCGCGACTGCTGTCAGTATGGCGCTGACTGAAATCCTTGCCAAAAAAGCGGGAGTGTCCCTGTGTGATCTGTGGGGGGGAGCCTTGCATGAGAAGATCCCTGTCTACGCTTCCTTTCAGTCCTATACCGACCGGGAAGATTGGCCACTCCATGCTGTCCGCCATGTGGAGTCGCAAATACTCCAAGGCTTTCGGCAGGTGAAAGTAAAAGTAGGCGGCCGCCCCTGGCAAGAAGATCGCAAGCATATTGAAAGACTGAAGGCGTCTATCCCTGACCATATACAGGTTGCGCTTGATGCCAACCAAAGCTACGACCTGGCGGAGGCACGAAAATGGGAGCAGGTCTTTTCCCGGTATGGCAACTGGCTGTGGCTGGAGGAACCTATGCCGATGTCCAGGACTGCCGAATATGAGAAATTGCGCCCGCTGCTCTCCGTTCCGCTGGCAGGTGGCGAGAATTTGATTAGATGTGATCAGTTTTTACCTCTGTTAAAGATGGGGGCCGTTGATATTACACAGCCCGATCCCATGCATGCAGAAGGAATCGACAGCTTTCGGGAAAATGTCCATCTGGCCCGGAATTTTGGTCACCGCGTCTCCCCTCATGTATATGACGGTGCTCTCTCACGTCTTTATGCCATTTGTGTTCAGGCCTGTTTGCCCGCCTGGAGCAAGATGGAGGGCGAGTCGATTGAGCCAGTGGAGTGGGATGTGATGGAAAATCCGTTTACCTCGCTGTTTCCGCTGGCCATGAATAATGGATATGTAGGTGTTCCCAAAGCGGTGGGGATCGGTGTGGAACCCGATTGGCAGATTATAGACAAGTTGCGCTGGGATGGCGGCGCATATGTCTAA
- a CDS encoding YggS family pyridoxal phosphate-dependent enzyme gives MTHEQQLLKERLERIEKRIEAACIRSGRNRNDVKIIAVTKYVDGDTIGDLLEIGVKNIGENRVQDALPKHERWGQRGIWHFIGHLQTNKVKEVIGRFTYVHSLDRLSLAEEINKRGQALNIVVPCFLQVNISGEETKFGLSPNDVLAFLRETSNMKHIRIAGLMTMAPHVEDPEEARPVFKGLREWMERINEEQFPHAEITELSMGMSNDFEVAIEEGATYIRLGSVLVKPD, from the coding sequence ATGACCCACGAACAACAACTGCTGAAAGAAAGACTAGAGAGGATTGAGAAAAGAATCGAAGCTGCCTGCATACGTTCGGGGCGAAATCGCAATGATGTCAAAATCATTGCTGTTACGAAATACGTGGATGGCGATACGATTGGGGATCTGTTGGAGATCGGTGTAAAGAATATTGGGGAGAACCGGGTTCAAGATGCCTTGCCCAAACATGAACGGTGGGGACAGCGCGGGATCTGGCATTTTATCGGCCATCTTCAAACCAATAAAGTAAAAGAGGTGATCGGCCGGTTTACTTATGTTCACTCTTTGGATCGACTCTCTTTGGCAGAAGAGATCAATAAGCGGGGGCAAGCGCTGAATATTGTCGTTCCTTGCTTTTTGCAGGTAAATATTTCCGGAGAAGAGACAAAATTTGGCCTTAGTCCCAATGACGTATTGGCATTTCTGCGCGAAACCAGTAATATGAAACATATAAGGATCGCGGGATTGATGACCATGGCGCCTCATGTCGAAGATCCGGAAGAGGCACGGCCTGTATTTAAAGGTCTGCGAGAATGGATGGAGCGGATCAATGAAGAGCAGTTTCCGCATGCGGAAATCACAGAGCTGTCGATGGGAATGTCCAACGACTTTGAGGTAGCGATTGAAGAAGGGGCTACATATATCCGGCTCGGCTCTGTATTGGTCAAGCCGGACTGA
- a CDS encoding YggT family protein: MLSVLFTIINFAFTVYQFMVIAYVLMSWVPQMRETGIGQLLERFVEPYLAPFRRFIPTLGFIDISPIVALIALNFAQSGLQTILIKMSQM; this comes from the coding sequence ATGTTATCCGTCTTGTTTACCATTATTAATTTCGCGTTTACAGTATATCAGTTTATGGTGATTGCGTATGTGCTCATGTCTTGGGTTCCGCAGATGAGAGAGACCGGGATTGGTCAATTGCTCGAAAGATTTGTAGAGCCTTATCTTGCTCCATTTCGTCGGTTTATCCCGACGCTTGGATTCATCGATATCTCACCAATTGTTGCGTTGATTGCGCTTAATTTTGCGCAAAGCGGTCTGCAGACAATCCTCATCAAAATGTCGCAGATGTAG
- the ileS gene encoding isoleucine--tRNA ligase gives MDYSKTLALPKTDFPMRGNLPAREPDMQAKWDEMDIYRKVQERTKGRPSFILHDGPPYANGDIHIGHALNKVLKDFIVRYKSMAGFDSPYIPGWDTHGLPIEQAIINAQGLDRRSIEVNDFRKRCEEYAWSYIDKQRDQFKRLGIRGDWENPYVTLLPEYEARQIKIFGEMAKKGYIYKGLRCVYWSPSSETALADAEIEYKDKRSPSIYVSFQVQDGKGKLDTDTGVVIWTTTPWTIPANLAISLHPELEYNVVKADGRKFLLASGLVEAASKEIGWESVEVLASFKGQELEGVVTKHPFYDRPSPLILGEHVTLDAGTGCVHTAPGHGEDDFAIGQKYGLGVLCPVDHEGKMTKEAPGFEGLFYEDANKLVTEKLNETGSLLKLGFITHSYPHDWRTKKPVIYRATEQWFASIDAFRDKMLEAIKNVQWIPHWGETRLANMIADRGDWCISRQRVWGVPIPIFYCKDCNEPIINDQTIEHVSELFRKEGSSVWFAHEAKELVPEGLSCNKCGCTEFRKETDIMDVWFDSGSSHEAVLRERGLNWPADMYLEGSDQYRGWFNSSLSTAVAVYGTAPYKAVLSHGFTLDGEGRKMSKSLGNTIVPQEVINKLGADILRLWVASVDYQADSRISDAILNQIAEVYRKIRNTFRFLLGNLDGFDPAKDRVDYEQLSELDRFVLAKAAQVVKRARKAYDEYQFHTVFHAVHNFCVIDLSAFYLDICKDRLYVEAPDNVKRRAAQTVMYDCLLSLVKLVAPILPHTADEVWSFIPGVVEPSVQLTDMPDANKQHLGFAQDALNKWNAFLAIRDEVLKAMEEARRNKVFGNSVDAKLALYPQTEEVASVLSSMEDLADLFIVAHVDLHPHGTAAPAEATALEGITVVVAAADGEKCERCRVVKQDVGADSAHPTICKRCATIVNENYAGVSE, from the coding sequence ATGGATTATAGCAAAACGCTTGCGCTGCCAAAAACCGATTTCCCCATGCGCGGGAATCTGCCAGCCCGTGAGCCGGATATGCAGGCAAAATGGGACGAGATGGATATCTATCGAAAAGTGCAGGAGCGAACAAAAGGACGCCCGAGCTTTATTTTGCATGACGGCCCTCCGTACGCTAACGGGGATATCCATATCGGACATGCACTGAACAAGGTATTGAAGGACTTCATCGTCCGTTATAAATCGATGGCTGGGTTCGATTCCCCATACATTCCCGGCTGGGACACACATGGTCTGCCGATTGAACAGGCGATCATCAACGCTCAGGGATTGGATCGCCGCAGCATCGAGGTCAATGACTTCCGCAAGCGCTGTGAAGAGTACGCCTGGAGCTATATTGACAAACAGCGTGACCAGTTCAAGCGACTGGGGATTCGCGGTGATTGGGAAAACCCGTATGTAACCTTGCTCCCTGAGTACGAAGCTCGTCAAATCAAGATCTTTGGTGAAATGGCCAAAAAAGGCTACATTTACAAAGGCCTGCGCTGTGTATACTGGTCCCCGTCCTCAGAGACGGCACTGGCTGATGCCGAAATCGAGTACAAAGACAAACGCTCTCCATCCATCTACGTCAGCTTCCAGGTGCAGGATGGTAAAGGAAAGCTGGATACCGATACAGGTGTAGTCATTTGGACGACCACACCGTGGACCATCCCGGCGAACCTGGCGATCTCCCTGCATCCAGAGCTGGAGTATAACGTCGTTAAAGCGGACGGACGCAAATTCCTGCTGGCCAGCGGACTGGTGGAAGCGGCAAGCAAGGAAATCGGGTGGGAAAGTGTAGAAGTGCTGGCTTCCTTTAAAGGCCAAGAGCTGGAAGGCGTCGTAACCAAGCATCCGTTCTACGACCGTCCATCGCCGCTTATCCTCGGCGAGCACGTCACGCTTGATGCAGGTACAGGATGTGTACACACAGCTCCTGGCCACGGGGAAGACGACTTTGCGATTGGGCAAAAATACGGCCTTGGCGTTCTGTGTCCGGTCGATCACGAAGGAAAAATGACCAAAGAAGCGCCAGGCTTTGAAGGCTTGTTCTATGAAGATGCCAACAAGCTGGTTACTGAAAAGCTGAACGAAACGGGGTCATTGCTGAAGCTTGGCTTTATCACGCACTCCTATCCGCATGATTGGCGGACGAAAAAGCCGGTGATCTACCGTGCGACGGAGCAGTGGTTTGCCTCCATCGACGCATTCCGCGACAAAATGCTGGAAGCGATCAAAAACGTACAGTGGATTCCGCATTGGGGCGAAACGCGTTTGGCCAACATGATCGCCGACCGCGGAGACTGGTGCATTTCCCGTCAGCGTGTCTGGGGTGTACCGATCCCGATTTTCTACTGCAAGGATTGCAACGAGCCGATTATCAACGATCAGACGATCGAGCATGTCTCCGAGCTGTTCCGCAAAGAGGGTTCCTCGGTCTGGTTTGCCCATGAAGCAAAAGAACTGGTGCCTGAAGGTCTGTCCTGCAACAAATGCGGCTGCACGGAATTCCGCAAAGAGACGGATATCATGGATGTCTGGTTTGATTCCGGCTCCAGTCATGAAGCGGTGCTGAGAGAGCGCGGCTTAAACTGGCCTGCCGATATGTATCTGGAAGGCTCCGACCAATACCGCGGGTGGTTCAACTCTTCACTTTCCACGGCCGTTGCGGTCTATGGCACCGCGCCGTACAAAGCGGTTCTGAGCCACGGCTTCACCCTGGATGGTGAAGGGCGGAAGATGTCCAAGTCGCTGGGCAACACCATCGTACCGCAAGAAGTCATCAACAAGCTGGGTGCGGATATCCTGCGTCTGTGGGTGGCATCGGTAGATTATCAGGCGGACTCGCGAATTTCCGACGCCATCTTGAACCAGATTGCAGAAGTGTACCGCAAAATCCGCAACACCTTCCGATTCCTGCTGGGGAACCTGGATGGCTTTGATCCGGCAAAAGATCGCGTGGACTACGAGCAATTGAGCGAACTGGATCGTTTTGTCCTGGCCAAGGCAGCACAAGTCGTCAAACGTGCACGCAAGGCTTACGATGAATACCAGTTCCATACGGTATTCCATGCCGTGCATAATTTCTGCGTGATTGACTTGTCTGCTTTCTACCTGGATATCTGTAAAGACCGCCTTTATGTCGAAGCGCCAGACAATGTGAAGCGTCGTGCTGCCCAAACCGTCATGTACGATTGCCTGTTGAGTTTGGTGAAGCTGGTAGCGCCGATCCTGCCGCATACAGCAGATGAGGTATGGAGCTTTATTCCAGGCGTAGTTGAGCCAAGCGTGCAGCTTACCGATATGCCGGATGCAAATAAACAGCACCTCGGATTTGCACAGGATGCCCTGAACAAATGGAACGCTTTCCTTGCGATCCGCGACGAAGTGCTGAAGGCAATGGAAGAAGCGCGCCGCAACAAGGTATTTGGAAACTCCGTAGACGCGAAGCTGGCTCTGTATCCGCAAACGGAAGAAGTGGCAAGCGTCCTGTCCTCCATGGAGGATCTGGCTGACCTGTTTATCGTCGCTCATGTCGACTTACACCCGCATGGTACTGCGGCTCCTGCTGAAGCGACGGCTTTGGAGGGCATCACCGTTGTGGTGGCGGCTGCGGACGGCGAAAAATGCGAGCGTTGCCGTGTCGTCAAGCAAGACGTTGGCGCAGACAGTGCCCATCCGACCATTTGCAAACGTTGTGCGACCATTGTCAACGAAAACTACGCTGGTGTCTCAGAGTAA
- a CDS encoding DivIVA domain-containing protein has protein sequence MPLTPLDIHNKEFSTGFRGYNIDEVNEFLDQVIKDFELLIKEKKEMEERIAILNERVDHYKSLEENLSKSILVAQETAEDVKSNARKEAQLILKEAEKNADRIVNEALAKSRKIAIEIEELKKRASVYRMRFRTLLEAQLEMLENGAWDDIEQADSTSAVLAE, from the coding sequence GTGCCTTTAACGCCGTTAGACATACACAATAAAGAATTCAGCACTGGATTTCGCGGATACAATATTGACGAAGTAAACGAGTTTCTGGATCAGGTTATCAAGGACTTCGAACTCCTGATCAAGGAAAAGAAGGAAATGGAAGAGCGGATCGCGATCCTCAATGAGCGTGTCGATCACTATAAAAGCCTGGAAGAGAACTTGAGCAAGTCGATCTTGGTTGCTCAGGAGACGGCTGAAGATGTAAAATCAAACGCTCGCAAGGAAGCACAACTGATTCTTAAAGAAGCAGAAAAAAATGCGGACCGTATCGTAAACGAGGCACTGGCGAAATCCCGCAAGATTGCGATCGAGATCGAAGAGCTGAAAAAGCGCGCGTCTGTGTATCGCATGCGTTTCCGTACGCTGCTTGAAGCGCAGTTGGAGATGCTGGAGAACGGTGCGTGGGATGATATCGAACAGGCAGATTCCACATCCGCTGTTCTGGCTGAATAA
- the sigG gene encoding RNA polymerase sporulation sigma factor SigG produces MTRNKVEICGVDTSKLPVLTNKEMRELFERLQGGELPAREKLVNGNLRLVLSVIQRFNNRGEFVDDLFQVGCIGLMKAIDNFDLGQNVKFSTYAVPMIIGEIRRYLRDNNPIRVSRSLRDIAYKALQVRDNLTNKHSREPTIMEISQELNVPKEDVVFALDAIQDPVSLFEPIYQDGGDPIYVMDQISDDKNKDVIWVEEIALREGMQRLGEREKMIISMRFYEGKTQMEVAEEIGISQAQVSRLEKAAIAHMQKHVQS; encoded by the coding sequence GTGACGCGCAATAAAGTAGAGATTTGCGGGGTAGATACCTCCAAGCTTCCGGTGCTGACCAACAAAGAGATGCGGGAACTGTTTGAACGTCTGCAAGGCGGTGAACTCCCAGCGCGGGAAAAGCTGGTAAACGGCAATCTGCGCTTGGTGCTCAGTGTGATCCAGCGATTCAACAATCGCGGCGAGTTTGTTGACGATCTGTTTCAGGTAGGATGCATTGGTTTGATGAAGGCCATCGACAATTTTGACCTCGGCCAGAACGTGAAATTTTCGACTTACGCCGTGCCGATGATCATCGGGGAAATCCGCCGCTATTTGCGGGACAACAATCCAATCCGGGTATCGAGGTCTTTGCGGGATATCGCCTACAAAGCCCTGCAGGTCAGGGATAATCTCACCAACAAGCATTCGCGGGAGCCCACCATCATGGAAATCTCCCAAGAGCTGAATGTTCCCAAAGAAGACGTGGTTTTTGCACTGGATGCGATACAGGACCCCGTTTCCTTGTTTGAGCCGATCTATCAAGACGGGGGCGACCCGATCTACGTCATGGATCAGATCAGTGACGATAAAAACAAGGATGTGATCTGGGTCGAAGAAATCGCGCTGCGTGAAGGGATGCAACGGTTAGGCGAACGGGAAAAAATGATTATCTCCATGCGTTTTTACGAAGGAAAGACGCAGATGGAGGTGGCCGAGGAAATCGGCATTTCGCAAGCGCAAGTCTCTCGACTGGAGAAGGCGGCGATAGCTCACATGCAAAAACACGTACAATCGTAA
- a CDS encoding TraR/DksA C4-type zinc finger protein produces the protein MDKEKLARFREQLLEQKKELEDRVQDHYGMREPMTTSLQEFSMYDNHPADIGTEMFEREKDLALDSLDRETLKEIDQALTRMEEGTYGVCTVCGEKIPEERLEALPQAQTCKEHAPAPNINHSRPIEEEFLQPPFGRTSLDEKEGQNGFDGEDAWQIVEAWGTSSTPFSFVDNDKTDYKEMYIESDEPDGFVQAVEEIGYTDIHGYHGPDSIKFMRSGTYEEYMRKGEGKGQFLSYEEALEERAEREGRNDLM, from the coding sequence GTGGACAAAGAGAAACTGGCCCGCTTCAGGGAGCAACTGCTGGAGCAGAAAAAGGAACTGGAAGACCGGGTGCAGGATCATTATGGCATGCGTGAACCGATGACGACCTCTTTACAGGAATTTTCCATGTACGATAACCATCCGGCCGATATCGGCACGGAGATGTTTGAGCGAGAAAAGGATCTGGCCCTCGACAGTCTGGATCGAGAGACATTGAAAGAAATCGATCAGGCACTGACCAGAATGGAAGAAGGCACCTACGGCGTATGTACCGTCTGCGGGGAGAAAATCCCGGAAGAGCGTCTGGAAGCCCTTCCCCAAGCGCAAACCTGCAAGGAGCATGCACCCGCACCCAATATCAATCACTCCCGCCCGATTGAGGAGGAGTTTTTGCAGCCGCCATTTGGGCGAACCTCGCTGGATGAAAAGGAAGGACAAAACGGTTTCGATGGAGAGGACGCCTGGCAAATCGTAGAGGCATGGGGTACATCCAGTACACCATTTTCCTTTGTCGATAACGACAAGACCGATTACAAGGAAATGTATATCGAAAGCGATGAGCCGGACGGGTTTGTGCAGGCCGTCGAGGAGATCGGCTACACGGACATACACGGCTATCATGGACCTGACAGCATCAAATTCATGCGAAGCGGCACATATGAAGAGTACATGCGCAAAGGGGAGGGTAAAGGACAATTCCTTTCCTATGAAGAGGCTCTGGAAGAGCGAGCCGAGCGAGAAGGGCGCAATGACTTGATGTAA